In the genome of Podospora pseudocomata strain CBS 415.72m chromosome 2 map unlocalized CBS415.72m_2.2, whole genome shotgun sequence, one region contains:
- the RAD52 gene encoding DNA repair protein rad52 (BUSCO:EOG09261PJZ; COG:L; EggNog:ENOG503NXP6) encodes MPAPGDQHTSIVNPFEDQKPVINEFTAQQIATLQSRLDKQLGPEYLSVRAGPGGSKLHYITAEKVISLANEIFGFNGWSSSIQNFQIDFVDEDPKTLKVSLGLSVIVRVTLRDGTYHEDLGYGHIENCRGKAAAFEKAKKEGTTDALKRALRHFGNVLGNCIYDKEYLKKIGSIRAAPTKLNQDNLHRHPDFVKSTTGPVAAQVAAPPQPQPAAPVIPSSVSAESFEDFLGELDEADFMISEEGHPDEVLITNSASDTSTVSVSDKSPPQTPNPMSRTNAFVGAGTQINSNNNNGPRPSTGQLTSGNQFNQNRPSIQQNNNYNQPPRPPVAQNGAPQTNGQNNNTANGNNNNNNNNNNNNNNNNNNNNNNNNNNNAAPAVAPAEVGFFSARAVKDIPEDALVAGQVTPLKAGMGFNPRAESPSIRKTPGIDHSTSKPLSRSGQHVPPTKTTETKPASGPVPRPGGTGVVPYQRPSIAGVTNPQLDSTRRIGVPGSGPGSPLANRNQYRPPTIKRPAPDAGNGNGQQQNGTREPLVDGNKNAPIGQQANGGFPGPEAKRPRVA; translated from the exons ATGCCTGC TCCCGGCGACCAGCACACGAGCATTGTCAACCCTTTCGAGGACCAGAAGCCCGTGATCAATGAGTTTACAGCTCAGCAAATAGCTACTCTCCAAAGCCGGCTCGACAAGCAACTGGGTCCCGAGTACCTCTCCGTCCGCGCAGGCCCCGGCGGTTCAAAGCTCCACTACATCACCGCCGAAAAGGTCATTTCCCTCGCCAACGAAATCTTTGGCTTCAATGGGTGGTCGTCCAGCATTCAGAACTTTCAGATCGACTTTGTCGACGAGGATCCCAAGACCTTGAAAGTAAGCCTCGGGCTTTCGGTCATTGTACGAGTGACGCTCCGCGATGGGACCTACCATGAGGACTTGGGATATGGGCACATCGAGAACTGCAGAGGAAAGGCGGCTGCGTTtgagaaggcaaagaaggaggggacaACTGATGCGCTCAAGCGGGCGTTGAGGCACTTTGGCAATGTGTTGGGGAACTGCATCTACGACAAGGAGTACCTGAAGAAAATCGGGAGTATAAGGGCGGCCCCGACAAAACTCAACCAAGACAACTTACATAGACACCCGGACTTTGTGAAGTCGACGACTGGGCCGGTTGCCGCACAAgttgctgctcctccacaacctcagcctGCCGCACCGGTGATTCCATCTT CGGTTTCCGCCGAGTCGTTTGAGGATTTTCTTGGTGAGCTCGATGAGGCCGACTTTATGATTAGTGAAGAGGGTCACCCAGACGAGGTTCTTATCACCAACTCAGCATCCGATACAAGTACTGTTAGTGTCAGCGATAAGTCA ccaccgCAGACCCCTAATCCGATGTCACGGACAAACGCCTTCGTTGGAGCGGGTACCCAGAttaacagcaacaacaataatGGTCCACGGCCATCGACAGGGCAGCTCACCTCCGGGAACCAGTTCAACCAGAACCGGCCTTCCATCCAACAgaacaacaactacaaccAACCACCTCGACCTCCTGTGGCCCAAAATGGTGCTCCCCAGACCAACGGtcagaacaacaacactgCCAACggcaataacaacaacaacaataacaacaacaacaacaacaacaacaacaacaacaacaacaacaacaacaacaacaacaacaacgccgcTCCAGCCGTGGCCCCAGCGGAGGTTGGTTTCTTCTCGGCTCGGGCAGTGAAAGACATACCGGAAGACGCCCTCGTCGCTGGCCAGGTTACTCCCCTCAAGGCAGGAATGGGCTTCAACCCCCGTGCCGAAAGCCCTTCGATTCGCAAGACCCCCGGCATCGACCACAGCACATCCAAGCCCCTGTCAAGAAGCGGGCAGCATGTTCCCCCAACCAAGACGACCGAAACCAAACCAGCTAGCGGCCCTGTACCACGACCAGGAGGCACGGGTGTTGTCCCATATCAACGTCCAAGCATCGCCGGAGTTACGAATCCTCAGTTAGACTCTACAAGACGGATCGGGGTACCTGGTTCAGGACCGGGTAGCCCGCTAGCGAACAGGAACCAGTACCGGCCGCCTACGATCAAGAGACCTGCCCCTGATGCCGGGAATGGCAATGGGCAACAGCAGAATGGCACGAGGGAGCcgttggtggatgggaatAAGAACGCGCCGATTGGGCAGCAGGCGAATGGGGGGTTTCCGGGACCAGAGGCCaagaggccgagggttgcTTAG
- the STS1 gene encoding Tethering factor for nuclear proteasome sts1 (EggNog:ENOG503NW4S; COG:U), producing MNAVLSPQPPIFPHQHETTRISPSRSMSPYNNMASRKRKADDDNDDMSVSPLSSPALPSRPIVRPSKKIRQANDDVAARPLSLPRLLETLTNDQLRTVLQTICERHPDIGHEVVTSAPRPTVACALDILAGYQEKLHDATPLGHTNSDYAYFRVKQQLGALLDAISDFTSQFLPPLEQQTNISLQFLDGVTKVIHELPDWENQSHRHHKDAAYDEISAAWALVITEASKRGGGFIVHTGGWDQRLVKHNQQSGGKMGQAINALAVEVGWQGQNPITDTPAPSGRDPNSILNQLINGAYGSPVRVGPW from the exons ATGAACGCTGTGTTGTCACCGCAACCACCGATTTTCCCTCATCAGCACGAAACCACCCGGATCTCGCCCTCTCGATCCA TGTCACCATATAACAACATGGCATCCAGAAAGAGGAAGGCCGACGACGATAATGACGACATGTCGGTCTCGCCCCTGAGCTCGCCAGCCCTTCCATCCAGACCGATTGTCAGGCCGTCAAAAAAGATCCGACAAGCCAACGACGACGTAGCCGCCCGCCCGCTGTCACTTCCCCGTCTTCTCGAAACTCTCACCAACGACCAACTCCGAACAGTCCTCCAAACCATCTGCGAACGACACCCCGATATTGGGCACGAGGTGGTCACTAGCGCGCCACGACCGACCGTCGCCTGTGCGCTCGATATCTTGGCCGGGTACCAGGAGAAGCTACACGATGCAACTCCACTTGGCCATACGAACTCCGATTATGCCTATTTCCGAGTGAAGCAACAGCTGGGCGCCCTCCTCGATGCCATTTCCGATTTCACGTCACAATTCCTCCCGCCGTTGGAGCAGCAGACAAACATATCATTGCAGTTTTTGGACGGTGTCACCAAAGTCATTCACGAACTCCCCGACTGGGAAAACCAATCACATCGCCACCACAAGGATGCTGCGTACGATGAGATTTCGGCGGCATGGGCACTTGTCATCACGGAAGCTTCAAAAAGAGGCGGAGGTTTTATCGTTCATACCGGAGGCTGGGACCAGAGGCTAGTAAAGCACAATCAACAGTCAGGAGGCAAAATGGGACAGGCCATCAACGCCTTGGCGGTGGAAGTCGGATGGCAAGGACAGAACCCGATTACCGATACACCGGCTCCGTCAGGGAGGGACCCTAACTCGATCTTGAACCAGCTTATTAACGGTGCATACGGTTCACCCGTTCGTGTTGGACCTTGGTAA
- the NOP13 gene encoding Nucleolar protein 13 (COG:A; BUSCO:EOG092645U1; EggNog:ENOG503P0BK), whose amino-acid sequence MASDSSSPPSSPDVKKDKTSSKKRKTDLTEIEVDVNLPEPPSKKAKRLLRKGKSLPAKPKSDDEGSNSDSDTPKTDKTKKEKKERSPYGIWIGNLRFTVTKPELKQWFVDNSGGTITLDDITRVHLPTAKPTSAPGAGPKNPTENRGFAYVDFATFEANVAAIALSETEWYRRKVLIKDAKSFEGRPEKKEEPTPVDLTNGAKSSTAATTATPASASTKVFVGNLSFQVTEDDLREHFHKCGPIRWVKVATFEDTGKCKGYGWVNFETADAAQWAVKGFVKVKETIDTVEDFMDVDEKEEDKADDGTEKQAEEKDGNDDEEKEAKPKKKAVPKEEPRVKTRKWWVNQLLGRTLKIELAEDDQTRYQKRFRGKGAAQRREQNGAGGEGVAEIKEKKVWVPMKERRMEAKGTKFHQDINVARLTGAVVAPAGKKTTFE is encoded by the coding sequence ATGGCATCCgattcatcatctccaccctcctctcccgatgtcaagaaagacaagacctcctccaaaaagcgCAAGACCGACCTCACCGAAATCGAAGTTGACGTCAACCTCCCcgaacccccctccaaaaaggCCAAACGTCTCCTCAGAAAGGGCAAATCCCTTCCGGCAAAGCCCAAATCTGACGACGAGGGCTCCAACTCTGACTCCGACACCCCCAAGACCGATAAGaccaaaaaggaaaagaaagaacgCTCCCCCTACGGCATCTGGATCGGCAACCTCCGCTTCACAGTCACAAAGCCAGAACTCAAACAGTGGTTCGTCGACAACTCGGGCGGCACCATCACTTTGGACGACATCACCCGcgtccacctccccaccgccaaaccCACCTCGGCCCCCGGCGCCGGTCCGAAAAACCCCACTGAAAACCGCGGCTTTGCCTACGTCGATTTCGCCACCTTTGAAGCCAACGTCGCGGCCATTGCCCTCTCAGAAACGGAATGGTACCGCCGCAAAGTCCTCATCAAAGACGCCAAGTCCTTCGAGGGCCGtccagaaaagaaggaagagccCACGCCTGTTGACCTCACCAATGGGGCTAAGTCATCTACCGCTGCTACCACCGCCACTCCAGCGAGCGCATCAACCAAGGTCTTTGTGGGGAATCTATCCTTCCAGGTAACGGAGGATGATCTGAGGGAACACTTCCACAAGTGTGGGCCGATCAGATGGGTGAAGGTGGCTACGTTTGAGGATACGGGCAAGTGCAAGGGGTACGGGTGGGTGAATTTTGAGACTGCGGACGCGGCGCAGTGGGCGGTAAAGGGGtttgtcaaggtcaaggagacgATCGACACGGTGGAGGATTTTATGGAtgtggatgagaaggaggaggacaaggccgACGACGGCACGGAGAAGCAAGCGGAGGAAAAGGATggcaatgatgatgaggagaaagAGGCGAAGCCAAAAAAGAAGGCTGTGCCAAAAGAGGAACCCAGAGTCAAGACGAGGAAATGGTGGGTTAATCAGCTGTTGGGCAGGACACTCAAGATTGAGCTGGCGGAGGACGACCAGACGAGATACCAAAAGAGGTTCAGAGGGAAGGGCGCTGCCCAAAGGAGGGAGCAGaatggtgctggtggtgaaggtgttgcagagatcaaggagaagaaggtgtggGTGCcgatgaaggagaggaggatggaggccAAGGGGACCAAGTTCCACCAGGATATCAACGTGGCTAGGCTTACTGGTGCGGTTGTTGCACCGGCGGGCAAGAAGACCACTTTCGAGTAG
- a CDS encoding uncharacterized protein (COG:S; EggNog:ENOG503NTYG) codes for MSAATMAPNMVAAPQVTPATLVTLKVSYHGSTRRFKLPLREMVPAFLENRIRGVLNIRPDADVVFERYSDSATSYVVLDKANTSVYKQLYRAAKAKQKLRLRVTVKETPAQASLDSLIQAAEPAETPVEKVAEEPVEKPTLPIPKELIEARIAEAKAAVAAREGPKPASVADEVEEEAPAAVSSPAETSEEIEQPTPVEPVQPLKIPDAVLADYEMAILKLEQQSQARFAAEMNLVPPAIRSNYAVCCNSCDKNVPDMHYHCSKCDGGDFDLCPGCVDQGVACYGADHWLIKRFIKNGVIISSTTETLPPKQVKQAAPPSPPSPPSPAAEKPSTPSASERIIPIFNGLAYSSMRTCNCCVRELPEVDFVHCSTCEDYDLCRSCFAKNTHGHHPKHTFVAAVEGTRLEPDVARRLGAGRGQKHNAICDGCDTNIRGIRHKCLNCPDWDYCSECMANASFIHPGHRFVPIYEPLEYAGISDLFARPTHQGICCDGPLCSVNRNNYTYITGDRYKCAVCNDTDFCEACEASPANTHNKTHPLIKFKTPVRHVSVTTTGENENGRAIPTMGDRRPRVTTSRATETVNAPVLSSSNVQTVIDVKPVEHEINKEVEEKPAEKVEIKTETTEVRPVEQVAPAAPAELVAVFVKDTVADGTVMEPNHVFEQTWILRNEGKTAWPAGCSVMFVGGDYMGHVDSTHPAATQDLRASNVSTVCYSPILPGEEFPFTVLLRTPLRTGRIVSNWRLTTPDGLKFGHRLWCDVKVEHPKSVAPVVSEPVKEEREVIAKPEPALAPKEEVQLHQSQMIFPKLEKESPVSSLHEDDKSESAVTYEQYEDCEDDDWDAAESEEGFMTDEEYDILDASDEEYSEAHSRK; via the exons ATGTCCGCCGCCACTATGGCCCCTAACATGGTGGCAGCTCCTCAAGTCACGCCAGCTACTCTTGTCACCCTCAAAGTCAGCTATCATGGCTCAACCCGCCGATTCAAGCTCCCTCTGCGGGAAATGGTTCCTGCGTTTCTGGAAAACAGG ATCCGAGGAGTTCTGAACATTCGCCCCGATGCCGATGTTGTGTTTGAGAGATACTCCGACTCTGCCACCTCTTACGTAGTGCTGGACAAAGCCAACACCTCAGTATACAAGCAGCTCTACCGTGCTGCTAAAGCTAAGCAGAAGCTCAGGCTTCGTGTGACAGTGAAGGAGACGCCAGCACAAGCATCCCTCGATTCGCTCATTCAAGCTGCCGAGCCCGCTGAAACCCCCGTGGAGAAGGTTGCCGAAGAGCCTGTCGAAAAGCCAACTCTGCCGATTCCGAAAGAGTTGATTGAGGCCAGAATTGCCGaagccaaggctgccgtGGCCGCCAGGGAAGGACCTAAGCCTGCTTCGGTGGccgatgaggttgaggaagaagcacCTGCAGCAGTCTCGAGCCCTGCCGAAACTTCCGAGGAGATCGAGCAACCTACACCCGTCGAGCCAGTCCAACCTCTGAAGATCCCAGACGCCGTCCTCGCTGATTACGAAATGGCCATTTTGAAGTTGGAGCAACAGAGTCAGGCACGTTTCGCTGCCGAGATGAACCTCGTGCCCCCTGCTATCAGGTCAAACTATGCTGTCTGCTGTAACAGTTGCGACAAGAATGTTCCTGACATGCATTATCACTGCTCAAAGTGCGACGGCGGCGATTTCGATCTCTGCCCGGGGTGTGTGGATCAAGGTGTCGCTTGCTACGGCGCTGACCACTGGTTGATCAAGCGGTTCATCAAGAACGGCGTTatcatcagcagcaccaccgagACGCTGCCTCCCAAGCAGGTCAAGCAAgcagctcctccctcccctccatctcccccaagcCCTGCGGCCGAGAagccatccaccccctcagcTTCAGAGCGCATCATTCCCATTTTCAACGGCCTCGCCTACTCCAGCATGCGCACTTGCAACTGCTGCGTCCGGGAGCTCCCCGAGGTGGACTTTGTCCACTGCTCGACCTGCGAGGATTATGACCTTTGCCGAAGTTGTTTCGCCAAGAACACCCATGGTCACCACCCCAAGCACACCTTCGTTGCCGCTGTTGAGGGGACACGCTTGGAGCCTGATGTGGCTCGCCGTCTCGGTGCTGGCCGTGGCCAAAAGCACAATGCCATTTGCGACGGTTGCGATACTAACATTCGCGGCATCCGTCACAAGTGCCTGAACTGTCCTGACTGGGATTATTGCAGCGAGTGCATGGCGAACGCCTCTTTTATTCACCCCGGTCATCGGTTCGTGCCCATCTACGAGCCACTCGAGTACGCCGGTATTTCCGACTTGTTCGCCCGCCCTACTCACCAGGGTATCTGCTGCGACGGCCCCCTCTGCTCAGTTAACCGCAACAACTACACCTACATCACGGGAGACCGTTACAAGTGCGCTGTTTGCAATGATACCGACTTTTGCGAGGCTTGCGAAGCCAGCCCTGCCAACACCCACAACAAAACTCATCCTCTCATCAAGTTCAAGACGCCCGTTAGACACGTCagcgtcaccaccacaggaGAAAATGAGAACGGCCGTGCCATCCCTACCATGGGAGATCGCCGTCCTCGTGTGACCACTTCTCGAGCCACCGAGACTGTCAACGCCCCTGTGCTGTCGTCTTCCAACGTGCAGACTGTCATTGACGTGAAGCCCGTGGAGCACGAGATCaacaaggaggtggaggagaagcctgcTGAGAAGGTCGAGATCAAGACTGAGACGACCGAGGTGAGGCCTGTGGAGCAGGTTGCTCCTGCCGCTCCAGCTGAGCTCGTCGCCGTGTTCGTCAAGGACACCGTTGCTGATGGCACCGTCATGGAGCCCAACCACGTCTTTGAGCAAACCTGGATTCTTCGCAACGAGGGCAAGACAGCGTGGCCCGCTGGCTGCTCTGTCATGTTTGTTGGTGGCGACTATATGGGTCATGTTGACTCGACTCACCCGGCAGCTACCCAGGACCTCCGTGCGTCCAACGTCTCGACTGTCTGCTattcccccatcctcccaggaGAGGAATTCCCCTTCACCGTCTTGCTCAGAACTCCTCTGCGCACCGGTAGAATTGTTTCCAACTGGCGTTTGACCACTCCCGATGGTCTCAAGTTCGGCCATCGCCTATGGTGCGACGTCAAGGTCGAGCACCCCAAGTCGGTCGCTCCTGTTGTTTCCGAGCCAGTGAAGGAGGAGCGCGAGGTCATCGCCAAGCCCGAGCCTGCGCTTGCACCCAAGGAAGAGGTTCAGCTTCACCAGAGCCAGATGATCTTCCCCAAGCTTGAGAAGGAATCGCCCGTCTCCAGCTTGCACGAGGATGACAAGTCTGAGTCGGCGGTTACGTACGAGCAGTACGAAGActgcgaggatgatgactggGATGCTGCCGAGTCGGAGGAGGGATTCATGACCGACGAAGAATACGACATCCTCGATGCTTCCGACGAGGAATACTCCGAGGCTCATTCTCGCAAATAA